In Fimbriimonadaceae bacterium, the genomic window TGCGCACGCCGGCCGGAACCGCCACGTCCAGATAGATCGGATCGGCGGCGATGCCGTCGACCGCGCCGCGCTTGCCCCAGAACTCGCCGGCGACGACCCGCACCTGGGTCCCGTCGTCGTCGACGACGACCGGCACCTCGGCCGACTTCACTTCCTGATAATGCGGGCTCGTCATCTTCAGCGAGCTCGGCAGATTGGCCCAAAGCTGGAAGCCGTGCATTTGGCCGGCCTCGTTCCCGCGCGGCATCTCCTGGTGAATGATGCCGCTGCCCGCCGTCATCCATTGGATGTCGCCCGCCTCGATCACGCCATGGTTGCCGATGCTGTCGCCGTGCTCCACGGTGCCGGCCAGAACGTAGGTGATCGTCTCGATGCCGCGATGCGGATGCCAGGGAAAGCCCTTGAGATAGTCCTCCGGCCGCTCGTTGCGAAAGTCGTCAAGGAGCAGGAAGGGGTCGAAGGCCTCGGTCTTGCCAAAGCCAAAGGCGCGATGCAAATGGACGCCGGCCCCCTCCAGGGTCGGTTCCGCGTGGGTGATGCTCTTGACCGGTCGAATGGACATTGATGATTCCTACGTCCCGAAACGGATGGTTCGCAGCAGCTTACAATAAAAAGTAAAGTGCATGCAAGACAGCCTGAACGTCTGCGCATGTATCCGACATTCATGGGCATGGTGGAACGACCATTCGACGTGAACCGCTTGCGGATTGCATCGCCCTGCAGCATGCGATGGGAGCACATGGAGGGTGACGAGCGGTCCCGCTATTGTTCCGCCTGCAAGCTCAGCGTGCTGAACGTCGCCGGGATGACCCGAAACGAAGTGGCAGACGCGGTGAGGATGCGCGAAGGGCGGCTCTGCATGCGGTTGCTGCGGCGGGCGGATGGGACGGTGGTCACGAAGGACTGCCCGGTCGGCGCCAGGGCGATTCGGTTGCGGATTGCCCGCTCGTTGGCGGTCTGCTCGACGATGTTCGCCTCGGCCATCGGCTGGACGATCCATTCGAAGTGGAAGGAAGAGATGGGGGAGCGAGCCGAAACGGCGTCACCGATCACGGGCAAGCTTGCGCGATCCTCGACGCCGCCCCCTGATCGGGACACCGCGCAGCCTGAGACGGGTATGGCCTTCCCAGACTGTAAAACGCGGCCGTTCATGGGCGAGATCGCTCGCGGTGCCGAACCGCAGTGGTGTCCGGACGAGCAGCGGTAGTCGACCTGTAGTACCGACCGTTGCAACCAATTCCGGCCCTGGTTCCGTCCACCTTGTTGTGAGATGGTACGCAATTGTCGTGGGCCTGGCTATGATGAGCAGAGTCGGCGCATGCCTTTGGGATTCCGACACGATTCACGACGAGATCAATGGCAAGCTGACGCTCCAGAACGCGATCGCCGGACGCATCGATCGGAATCCGCCGGAGTACTACGAGCTCCGCCTCGAGATCGTCAAAGCCAAGATTAAGAGCAATCCGCGGGATGTGGCTGCCTACGACGATGCGGCCGTCGCATGCGACAGATTGGGCCTTCACGACGAAGGGCTTCAATGGCTGGCCAAGAAGCGCGCCGTCCTCGATCCCTCCGACGACGATGCGCTCTATAAGACCTTGGCCAATGAGGGAACGATACGCTTTCATCGGTGGCTTGCGAAAGGTCACTCCAAGGAGACCAGGCCCGACGCCATACGAGGACGCGATCAGATTGCCGAGGCGATTCGGATCAACCCCGAGGCCCACTTTGGCCGGGAAGCCATACAACTGCTGGTTATGGATTGGACCCTGCAAAACACCTCCGGCACGGTCGATGCGTTGGACGTCCAGCTGCCTTACTACATTGCCCGGCATTCCAGCATCCCGCGAGAGAGGCGGCAGGAGGGGCTCATCGGCCTCATGATGCTCGGAACCGCTTGGGAGAGCGTCGACATCCTGTACGCGCTTGCCGAAGCTTCACTTCATAGTGAGGCTTCCGTCCGGCTCCTGATTCGATATCGAATCGCAGAACTCGAGGATAGGGGGAAGTCCAGCATGAGCGGTAGCCGTCTGGCAGAGGCGGTTCATTCGGCAACGTTGGGGACGCAGGATCGCTTGGCCCAGGAGGCCTTTCGAGGCATGCGAGCCAATGCAGACCGGTATCAGGAGGTAAGAACCAGGTTCATCCTTGATCGAATCGGCGAAGGCAAGCATCCGGATACCCACGCGGACTTTTGGGATGGTTACCAGCCAGTGCCGTCGTACGTGGTTCCTGCGCCGGGTCTGTGGGACACGATCAAGGTCAAGTTGGACAATCCCAATTTCTTATCCAACCTTATGCTTCCGGTAGCGGGATTAGCGATTTTGGGTGCCATCGCCAGGTATGCCATCTTGGCCCGCCGTCGACGTGAAAAACCTCCGGTTGAGACCGTGACCTGACCTGCTGGCTGACATGTAACTCCCACCGAAACCGAACGGACATGATCGATGTTGTTACGAACAAGGTCGAATGAACATCAACCCTCGCTTCGACGCTCGTGATTTGCGACGGGCCTCGCCGTGTCCGGCCTTGTGGAACGACATGGAGGGGGATGATGTCTGCCGCACCTGTCCCATCTGCAACCGGAAGGTCTACCGCACCTCGGGCCTGCGCCAGATTGAGGTTGCCAAGCTTGTCGATTGTCCGGAAAGGCGCCTGGGACGCCTGCTTCGCCGCTCTGATGGAACGGTGATCGCCAAGGATTGCCCAATCGGCGGTCGCCAAGCGATGAGCCGCATTGGAAAGGCAGCGGCGGTGTGCGCGGCGTTCGTCACCTTCGCGCTATGGCAGCAACTCCGGCCTGACCCAGTCAAAGAGCTGTACTTCCTCGACCCTGACCCGATGGACGCTGTCGTGGTTCCAGAAATACGGGATGCACGGGCCCGGGCCAATCCGGATCCGGCACCGCCAGTAGGCACAAATACCCTTCGAAATTGACCTCTCGGCGGCTCAAACGGTATCCTCATGCGCGGCAGGGGTGGCAGCTCCCTTAGCTAAACCTTAATTGCTTTCCGCGGTGCGGCGTGTCGCTGGCAAACGTCAGATAAAACGTGGCCTCGCTGGATAATTCGAGCGACTTGATGTCCATTTTTGCCGACGGTCTCCCCCAGTTCTTAGACATTCTTCCCCCGGTGATTCGCGAGAAGCTCCAGGTGGGCGATGACCTTGACCGCCTCATCGAGGTGGTGCTGGACTATGGCCGGCCGGCCGAGGCGCGCTACCGCGACCGGGTTGAGCGCATGCCGAACCAGATCATCACCGAGCACGACATCGACTATGTCGTGAAGCAGCTCGGCGAATTCGGGCAGGACAACCGGGCCGGCATCGAGCGCACCCTTCACCGCATTTCCGCGATCCGCAATCGCAGCGGCAAGATCATAGGCCTGACCTGCCGTGTCGGCCGCGCGCTGGAAGGCACCATCGACATCATCGACGACATCGTCCGTTCCGGCAAATCGATTCTGCTGCTCGGACGCCCCGGCATCGGCAAGACGACCAAGCTGCGCGAGGTTGCGCGGGTCCTCGCCGACGAGGTCGGCCGCCGGGTGATCATCGTCGACACGAGCAATGAGATCGCCGGTGACGGCGACGTCCCCCATCCAGCCATCGGCCATGCCCGGCGCATGCAGGTCAAGAACCCGATCGAGCAGCACCAGGTGATGATCGAAGCGGTGGAGAACCACATGCCGGAAGTCATCGTCATCGACGAGATCGGCACCGAGCAGGAAGCGCTTGCGGCAAGGACGATCGCCGAGCGCGGCGTCCAGCTCGTCGGCACCGCCCACGGCCAGACGCTGGAGAACCTGATGCTGAACCCGACGCTGTGCGACCTGATCGGCGGCATCCAGGCAGTCACGCTCTCCGACGATGAAGCCCGTCGGCGGGGAACCCAGAAGACGATCCTCGAACGCAAGGCGCCTCCTACGTTCGACGTTGTGATCGAACTGGTCGACTACGACCGGCTGGCGGTTCATAACAACGTGATGAAGACGGTGGACCTGATTCTGCGCGGCGTTCCGCCCCGGCCAGAGATTCGCGTTCGCACGGGAGCAGGCGACGTCGAGGTGGTCCAGCAGGAGGAGTCGCGGGACGTGGACGAGCCTGGCTTCAACCAGCGGTTTCCCTCGATCTCCCGCTCCGAGTCGGCCTTGCCCGAGCCCAAGCCGACCGAGAAGCGGTCGAGTACGCCGAAGGAGCCTCGTCCCGCCAAGGCGCCGCCATCGATGGTCCGTATCTTTCCGTACGGCATTGCCCGAACCCGACTGGAGCGAGCGATCCGCGAGCGGCGCGCCCCTGCAATGATCGTGAGCGATATCGGCCAGGCCGATGCCGTGATCGCGATTCGAACGACCTACCAGAGCCGACCCGGCAAGCTTCGGGAGTTGAATAGGCCGCTGCCAACGGTGGTGGTCAAATCCAACACGTTCAGCCAGATCGCGGCTGCTCTGGATGAGCTCGTCAACGGAACCAGCGACGACCAAGAGAAGGTCGGTGCGGCGATGGCGGAAGCTCAGCAGGCGATCGAACAGGTACTGCACTCGGGACGGCCGATCGAGCTGGCGCCGCAGGATGCGAGAACGCGCAAGATGCAGCTCCAGCTGATCGAGAGCAAGAAACTTGCCGGCGAAGGAGTCGGTGAGGATCCCCAGCGCCGGGTTAGGATCCTGCCGATCAAGCTGATTTAGCTTCGAGGCAGTATCCTGTGCCGCATGCCGCAAAGCATCGGCTTTCATGGCGCCGCCGAGACCGTCACCGGTTCGCGCCATCTGCTCAACCTAAACGGAAAGCTCGTCTTGGTCGACTGCGGCCTCTTTCAAGGGAGTCGCGAACTCCGGCAGCGGAATTGGGAGCCGTTTCCGGTTAACCCATCGGACATCGATGCCGTTGTCATCACCCACGCCCACACCGACCACATCGGCTATTTGCCCCGACTGGTTTCGCATGGGTATCGTGGCCCGATCTACGCGACGCGTGCCACGATTGCGCTGTGCCGAGTCTCGCTTCCCGATTCCGCCCGGCTCCAAGAAGAAGAGGCGAGGCACGCCAACAAGCACGGCTACTCGCGCCACAGTCCTGCTCTGCCGCTTTACACCGAAGAGCAAGCCTACGCTTCCCTGAAACTCTTCCGGCCCCTGCATTACTTCGAGTTTCATGACCTGCCCGGTAAGGCGACCTTTCGGTTCTTGCCGGCGGGGCACATTCTCGGCGCGGGTTTCGCGGAAATCTACTTTGAAGACGGTCAGCGCATCCTTATGGGGGCCGATTTGGGCCGCTGGGATATGCCAATCATCAAGGACCCAACCCTGGTCGACTTTGCTGAATACCTCGTCATCGAGAGCACCTATGGGGATCGGCGGCACAGCGAGGAGGATCCCGAAGCCGTGCTCGAGGCGCTCTTCCATGAGGCGATGGACAACGGATCGGTGGTGCTCGTCCCAAGCTTTGCGATCGGACGGACCCAAGAGCTTCTGTTCTACATCTCCCGGCTTGAGGATGCCGATAGAATCCCGCGCATGCCCATCTTCGTCGACAGCCCGATGGCCACATCGACTTCGCTCATCACGATGGAGCACCAGGAAGATCACGACCACGATATGAAGATCCTGCTGGACGAAGGGAAGTCGCCGATCCACCCGAAGCACCTGGAGTTTGTGCGGGACCGAAACCAGTCCAAGGCACTCAACTCACGAACCGGCCCCATGGTCATCATCAGCGGCAGTGGGATGGCGAATGGTGGCCGCATCGTTCACCACCTGAAGCAGCGACTCGACGATCCGACCACGATCGTTCTCTTCACCGGCTACCAAGCCGAAGGAACCCTGGGCAGGTCGATGATCGAAGGGGCACCCGAAGTCGAAATCCACGGCCAGCGTGTCACCGTACGCGCCAGCGTTCGCCAGATGACCAGCCTATCAGCCCATGCCGACTACGAGGAAATGCTCACCTGGCTGGGCCACTTCAAAGCCGCTCCTAAGCGAACGTTTATCGTCCACGGCGACCCGCCCGCCCAAGAATCTTTGCACCGGAAGATAGTCGAA contains:
- a CDS encoding Ribonuclease — its product is MPQSIGFHGAAETVTGSRHLLNLNGKLVLVDCGLFQGSRELRQRNWEPFPVNPSDIDAVVITHAHTDHIGYLPRLVSHGYRGPIYATRATIALCRVSLPDSARLQEEEARHANKHGYSRHSPALPLYTEEQAYASLKLFRPLHYFEFHDLPGKATFRFLPAGHILGAGFAEIYFEDGQRILMGADLGRWDMPIIKDPTLVDFAEYLVIESTYGDRRHSEEDPEAVLEALFHEAMDNGSVVLVPSFAIGRTQELLFYISRLEDADRIPRMPIFVDSPMATSTSLITMEHQEDHDHDMKILLDEGKSPIHPKHLEFVRDRNQSKALNSRTGPMVIISGSGMANGGRIVHHLKQRLDDPTTIVLFTGYQAEGTLGRSMIEGAPEVEIHGQRVTVRASVRQMTSLSAHADYEEMLTWLGHFKAAPKRTFIVHGDPPAQESLHRKIVERFGWEVTIPKYHQQFDLP